The Methylomarinum vadi genome has a window encoding:
- a CDS encoding SpoIIE family protein phosphatase, translated as MKILIVEEVEKELSELQNLLTQSGCRFLYTSNQKDALDYVNHEDVDLVFIEIVAPIEQRIETVRLIRSEPSEKWVHIIIITEPFAEQSLEAGLEAGADGYITTPINSIILNAKLRNYERLVAMQRALFESHQELKQYREQNEMENNLTKEVFNRLVRYEFTEDKLVRHWLLPSRTFSGDLIVAKRDDSGSLYFFIADATGHGLAAALPTMVVNQVFRALINKGFSVSDVVREINQRLNLEMPVGRFVALAVGKFDISANTVEIWNGGLPDLLLISHGGQIVCRFPSRHVFAGVLSDQQFSDRTDSYQWQEECELIAFSDGVIDAVNEAGQRLGETRFLQWLLQAPAGKRIDTVKEKLLSYIDGEIEQDDISCLSVICAQGSVDADIKQA; from the coding sequence ATGAAGATATTGATTGTAGAAGAAGTTGAGAAGGAATTAAGCGAACTGCAAAATCTACTAACCCAGAGCGGGTGTCGTTTTTTATATACGTCAAATCAAAAAGACGCCCTGGATTACGTCAATCATGAAGATGTCGATTTGGTTTTTATCGAGATTGTTGCGCCGATTGAACAAAGGATAGAAACCGTCCGGCTGATCCGTTCCGAGCCGAGTGAGAAGTGGGTGCATATAATCATCATTACGGAACCGTTTGCCGAGCAATCTCTGGAAGCCGGATTGGAAGCCGGCGCGGATGGTTATATCACCACGCCTATAAACTCCATCATCTTGAATGCCAAATTAAGAAACTATGAACGCTTAGTGGCCATGCAGCGAGCATTGTTTGAATCTCATCAGGAGCTCAAGCAATATCGTGAACAAAACGAAATGGAAAACAACCTTACTAAAGAGGTGTTTAATCGACTGGTTAGATATGAGTTTACCGAAGATAAGCTGGTCAGGCATTGGTTATTGCCATCTCGGACCTTCAGTGGTGATTTGATTGTCGCCAAACGCGATGACAGCGGGAGTTTGTATTTCTTTATCGCCGATGCCACGGGGCATGGGTTGGCAGCGGCTTTGCCAACGATGGTGGTCAATCAAGTGTTCCGGGCGTTAATCAATAAAGGGTTTTCCGTTTCGGATGTGGTCAGGGAAATTAATCAGCGTCTTAATCTTGAAATGCCGGTGGGGCGCTTTGTGGCATTAGCGGTCGGAAAGTTCGATATTTCGGCAAATACGGTGGAAATCTGGAATGGCGGCTTGCCTGATTTGCTGCTGATTTCGCATGGCGGACAAATAGTGTGCCGATTTCCTTCTCGTCATGTGTTTGCCGGCGTGCTAAGCGACCAACAGTTCAGTGATCGGACTGATTCTTATCAATGGCAAGAAGAATGCGAGTTGATCGCTTTTTCGGATGGTGTTATCGATGCTGTGAATGAAGCCGGTCAACGATTGGGAGAGACGCGTTTTTTACAATGGTTGCTGCAAGCGCCTGCCGGTAAACGCATCGATACTGTCAAGGAAAAATTACTTTCCTACATCGATGGAGAAATTGAACAGGACGATATTTCATGTTTGTCGGTTATTTGTGCTCAAGGTTCGGTTGATGCCGACATAAAACAGGCTTGA